From one Methanolobus chelungpuianus genomic stretch:
- a CDS encoding O-acetylhomoserine aminocarboxypropyltransferase/cysteine synthase family protein encodes MDNNEYGFDTLALHAGQVPDPTTGSRAVPIYQTASYVFRDAEHAANLFGLKEFGNIYTRLMNPTTDVLEKRVAAIEGGTGGLAVASGMAAITLAVLGVTGPGDEIVSANNLYGGTYQLFNNTLPNLGRKVRFVESTKPEEFRKAINEKTKAVYAEIVGNPKLDVPDLEAIAKIAHEAGIPFIVDNTVGIGITRPIDFGADIVVLSATKFLGGHGTTIGGVIVDSGKFNWDNGKFPGLTEPDPSYHGLRYWETFGNLPGAGNIAFIIKLRVHLLRDLGPALSPFSAFLLLQGLETLPLRVERHSSNALKVAEFLRGHPLVEWVNYPGLEGHPSHELAGKYLNGKYGAILGFGIKGGLEAGRKFIDNVKLLSHLANIGDAKSLVIHPASTTHQQLTPEERKATGVTDDFIRMSVGLEDVKDLIADIDQALKRSQ; translated from the coding sequence ATGGACAACAATGAATATGGATTTGACACCCTGGCACTTCACGCAGGGCAGGTTCCTGACCCGACCACAGGCTCAAGGGCAGTACCTATCTACCAGACAGCATCCTACGTGTTCAGGGATGCTGAGCATGCGGCCAACCTTTTCGGACTCAAGGAGTTCGGCAACATATACACCAGGCTGATGAACCCGACAACCGATGTACTTGAAAAGAGGGTAGCTGCCATTGAAGGCGGCACCGGCGGGCTTGCTGTGGCCTCTGGAATGGCTGCCATAACCCTGGCCGTCCTCGGGGTGACAGGGCCGGGAGATGAGATCGTTTCGGCCAACAACCTATATGGAGGCACCTATCAGTTATTCAACAACACCCTGCCAAACCTCGGGAGAAAGGTCAGGTTCGTGGAATCCACAAAACCGGAGGAGTTCAGGAAGGCCATCAACGAAAAGACAAAAGCGGTATATGCAGAAATTGTTGGTAACCCCAAGCTCGACGTGCCTGACCTTGAAGCTATAGCAAAGATAGCGCATGAGGCAGGGATACCTTTCATAGTGGATAACACGGTGGGCATAGGTATCACCAGGCCTATCGATTTCGGAGCCGACATCGTGGTGCTCTCTGCTACCAAGTTCCTGGGAGGACACGGGACCACCATCGGCGGCGTCATAGTGGACTCCGGGAAATTCAACTGGGATAACGGGAAGTTCCCCGGACTGACAGAACCCGATCCGAGTTATCACGGCCTCAGATACTGGGAAACCTTCGGGAACCTCCCGGGAGCTGGGAACATAGCTTTCATCATCAAGCTCAGGGTACACCTGCTGCGCGACCTTGGACCCGCACTCAGCCCCTTCAGCGCCTTCCTCCTCCTCCAGGGACTCGAGACCCTTCCCCTCAGGGTGGAAAGGCACAGCAGCAATGCTCTCAAGGTCGCGGAATTCCTCAGGGGACATCCCCTTGTGGAATGGGTCAACTATCCGGGACTCGAGGGCCATCCGAGCCACGAGCTTGCAGGGAAGTACCTGAACGGGAAATACGGGGCCATCCTTGGTTTCGGGATCAAGGGAGGACTTGAGGCCGGCAGGAAGTTCATCGATAACGTGAAACTGCTCTCCCACCTGGCAAATATCGGGGATGCAAAGAGCCTTGTCATCCACCCGGCTTCCACGACCCACCAGCAGCTCACCCCGGAGGAGAGAAAAGCCACAGGTGTAACCGACGACTTCATCAGGATGTCCGTGGGTCTTGAAGATGTGAAAGATCTGATAGCAGACATAGACCAGGCACTGAAGAGGTCGCAATAA